The following are encoded in a window of Bacteroidota bacterium genomic DNA:
- a CDS encoding low molecular weight protein-tyrosine-phosphatase: MKILMVCFNDVCRSPLAKGILDHKLKENKLTAEVDTAGFEPHNIGEVPNPHAIQVAKENGIDISAHRARLFAKTDFDKFDKIFVMESMDYNNVKYMARNDDDMKKVDYLMNEVTPGKNKPVPNPYYGGRFQFNEVFSMISLACDQVIKKLK; encoded by the coding sequence ATGAAAATCCTGATGGTTTGCTTTAACGATGTCTGTCGCTCTCCGCTGGCAAAAGGCATTCTTGATCACAAATTAAAAGAAAACAAACTTACGGCAGAAGTTGACACGGCCGGATTCGAACCGCACAATATTGGCGAAGTGCCCAATCCGCATGCCATACAGGTGGCCAAAGAAAATGGAATAGATATTAGTGCCCATCGCGCACGACTTTTTGCAAAAACCGATTTCGATAAATTTGATAAAATTTTCGTGATGGAATCCATGGATTACAACAATGTAAAATACATGGCCCGCAACGACGATGATATGAAAAAAGTCGATTATCTGATGAACGAAGTGACGCCGGGCAAAAATAAACCCGTGCCCAATCCCTATTACGGCGGCCGTTTTCAGTTCAATGAAGTTTTTAGTATGATTAGCCTTGCCTGCGATCAGGTGATAAAAAAACTCAAGTAA
- the dnaA gene encoding chromosomal replication initiator protein DnaA, whose product MKKSYTEVWNNCLEIIKDNITYQSFKTWFEPIKPVKLKDNILTIQVPSQFFYEWLEEHFIDLLKKTIKKELGTDGRLEYSIVMENPYGNGAPVTVKAPTSNKKAIKNPSVAMPIDINKGASKDIPNPFIIPGLKKININSQLNENYSFENFIEGDCNRLARSAGFAVASNPGKTAFNPLLLYCNVGLGKTHLSHAIGIQVKNEFPEKIVLYVQCEQFINQYIDSVRNNNQNDFMHFYQMIDVLIMDDIQFLSGKEGTQNAFFHIFNQLHQKGKQIVITSDKAPIDLKGIEPRLLSRFKWGLAADLQVPDLETRIAILEKKVYNDGMDMPREVIEYLAYSITTNIRELEGALISLLAQSSLNKKAITLDLAKQIIDKFVKNNSREISIDYIQKVVCDYFDINIDMLNSKTRKREIVQARQLSMFFAKKLTKSSLAAIGLHCGNKDHATVLHACRTVNNLIETDKQFKVYVDELEKKIRL is encoded by the coding sequence ATGAAGAAAAGTTATACTGAAGTTTGGAATAATTGCCTGGAGATAATAAAAGACAATATAACGTACCAAAGTTTTAAAACCTGGTTTGAACCAATAAAACCTGTAAAGTTGAAGGATAATATCCTCACTATTCAGGTTCCAAGCCAATTTTTTTACGAATGGCTCGAAGAACATTTTATTGATCTCCTCAAGAAAACAATTAAAAAAGAACTGGGCACTGACGGGCGGCTGGAATACAGCATTGTGATGGAAAACCCATATGGGAACGGAGCTCCGGTTACGGTTAAGGCACCTACTTCAAATAAAAAAGCAATCAAGAACCCATCTGTCGCAATGCCAATCGACATAAATAAAGGAGCGTCTAAAGATATTCCCAATCCCTTTATCATTCCGGGATTGAAGAAAATCAATATCAATTCACAGCTCAACGAAAATTACTCCTTCGAGAATTTCATTGAAGGTGATTGCAACCGCTTGGCGCGTTCAGCCGGATTTGCTGTTGCCAGCAACCCCGGAAAAACTGCGTTCAACCCTCTCCTGCTCTATTGCAATGTGGGACTTGGCAAAACCCACCTTTCACACGCTATTGGTATTCAGGTAAAAAATGAATTCCCTGAAAAGATTGTGCTGTACGTACAATGCGAACAATTTATCAATCAATACATCGATTCAGTAAGAAACAACAATCAGAACGACTTCATGCATTTTTATCAGATGATTGATGTTCTGATTATGGATGATATACAATTCCTGAGTGGCAAGGAAGGCACACAGAACGCGTTCTTCCATATCTTCAACCAGCTTCACCAAAAAGGAAAACAAATTGTTATCACTTCCGATAAAGCACCAATCGACCTCAAAGGAATTGAGCCGAGGCTGCTTTCACGCTTCAAATGGGGTCTTGCTGCCGACTTACAGGTACCCGACCTCGAAACACGCATCGCCATTCTCGAGAAAAAAGTATACAACGACGGCATGGATATGCCGCGCGAAGTAATCGAATACCTTGCCTACAGCATCACAACAAACATTCGTGAACTCGAAGGCGCGCTGATTTCATTGCTTGCTCAATCATCGCTCAACAAAAAAGCCATCACACTCGACCTTGCAAAACAAATTATTGACAAGTTCGTAAAAAATAACTCTCGCGAAATTTCCATCGATTACATTCAGAAAGTGGTTTGCGATTACTTCGATATCAATATTGATATGCTGAACTCTAAAACCCGTAAACGTGAGATTGTTCAGGCACGTCAACTTTCAATGTTCTTTGCGAAGAAGCTTACTAAATCGTCGCTCGCAGCTATCGGTTTACATTGCGGAAACAAAGATCACGCAACTGTTTTGCACGCCTGCCGCACAGTAAATAATCTCATCGAAACCGACAAGCAATTCAAGGTTTACGTTGACGAACTGGAGAAGAAAATCAGACTCTGA